DNA from Tripterygium wilfordii isolate XIE 37 chromosome 4, ASM1340144v1, whole genome shotgun sequence:
TCAAATCCAACTCCAGATACTCAAAAACCAAGTAAAGGCGTTTCTCACTGTGTACTACATCCTGCAATCTGTCACCTCAATATATCAATCAGAAAAAGTTTCTAATAAATCCttaatgcataaaaatatagaaatacatACAAGAACTTATAAAATATTACACAGATTCAAAAAACAGCACAGCCACAAAGTAAGGTGGATGGAAAATGGGAACAGAGCAACTTCCAAAATTATCAAATTTCATAAACAATCTGATTACCGAGGTAGCATAAACTTTTGTTGTTCCAAGGAATCAATCCATGTTGCCTACATAAAAAGACTCTTCAAGAACATCATGCCAAGAGAGTTTGTAAATGTCCCTAAGTCTCCTACATAAATATgaggttcaaacttcaaagtcatTTGAGCAAAGACAAAGCTCCTCCTTTGACTCTTGAAATGCCCCGAAAGGACCTAATACTCAGCCAGTTAAAGGGTAACTATTTGCGTACCTGATTAAAGACATATTAAGAGACCGCCCGGCCAATCAAGTAAATAAGACAgaagaagcaaaacaaaaaatttcaccAAACACAACAGGCAATGTACTGAATCCAGTCCCATAAGTTGAAAGGCTAAATCAAACGCTGGCCATCTGACTGAAAATGTACCTAACAATGTTGCCGTGCTGCATTTCCTTCAATAAGGAAATTTCTCTTATGGCAGTGCTTGGTACACCTTCATCCTCCTGCTGGAGGCCTATGtagcacggacacggacacggacacgcgACACGACACGACACGGACACGCGGACACGTGATTTTTCcaaaaagtaggatacggacacgttggggacacgttgattaattttttttatattttttatatatatacatatatttcatttcaatcaatatggtccaaaacaacaatacattaaaacataatataattcaattaagatagttcaaaaaatcaaatatcttataacaaattaaaaaataattcagtaaattaaaaacaaaagacaaaaacgTGTCCCCAACGTGTCCTCAACGTGTCGAAAACGtgtccaatattaaaaaaaaaaataaaaaatcggaTACTCAGATTCACGTGTCCCAGACGTATTTTGAGCGTGTCGGGACGTGTCCGTGTCCGACACGTGTCGGACACCGACACTCTGACCAAAACAGAGTGTCCGTGCTACATAGCTGGAGGCGGATCTTTTTCAAGGCTATAGTCTCATTTGTCGCACGATCACGGGCCTTGTAGACCACACCATAAGTTCCTTCACCAATCTTTTCCACTTTCTCATACTGTCATTTTAAGCATTAAGCATCACAACCCAGCGCCAACAATTATGAATACATTCATGCAATGAGGAGCTAAAGACAGCTGTAATATGATAGACAAACATTGAAACATATCTACACAAGTCAAGTACCTGTTCCATCCACTCCAGTTGTAAGGCCTCCGTAAAACAATTTGTTCTAGGGGCAGCACAGCCGAAGAAAGGAAATTTCAAGTTAGAAAGTCATCAACACAGATAAATGATATACATATGTATTGCAGAGTCTAATATATAGAGTCACgttaacaaatataaatatccTTTGGAGATCTTCTTAATCTCATTTTCAGCCTAAAATGTGACTGCAAGTATATCACTGATTTTGTCCAAATTATGCTTACACACAAAAGACATTACATTCACACTGATCAATTATTACAGTCCAAAATTTGACTATTATTCTCATCGATTTAACTAAGACACATACATTACATTCACTCTTATAACAATAGATATGGTGCGTTGATACATATGGAAATTTATCAGCGATTCTCTCTGATTTTACTacttatgtttaaaaagaaCGTTAAACATCAATCGATCCCCACCCAGTAGGCTTTAGTTGCTGAACAATCATGACTGAATTCACAAAACACATTTAGATTTTGGACTGAGAAGAAGGAACCCTAATATTGAAGACACAATGAGAAGCTGAATTACGTGAACATGTCGTTAGGGTTTTGCGTAGACAGAGATATGACTTACCAGAGACCAATCCAGGATCTCTCCGCCTGTTGTGGGTGTGGGAGGCTGAACCGTGAGAGACTGACTGGTAGGCGACTGATAATGCTTTTCACATTCTTCTTCTGtctgacttggaatgacatacaCGTGATTCTCACGTGAGCAGTTACTAAAAGGAGTAAAGGTAATAATAAGGTGAATCTACTCCACTCAtgatttttctccatttttgccTAAATTAGGGGAGTGAACCTACCAATCACATTGTCTAATGTTGAGGACTTTTGGCTTTTGCATCAACATGGGTTTGTTGGGAAATTATTCAATCGTTGTGGCACACCGTCTTATACGTTAATGTAGTGTATTAGAATTAAGGAATGGTGTCAATCCTCGAGTCAATGGTTCTGACACACCATATTATATACTAATGTGGTGTACCAAGACCATAGAATGGTGTCAATCCGCAAGCGATTGGCCTGTGAATTGATATCGTCCGCGAACAATTGGCTGCTTGATATCATCCACGAGCGATTGGCGTGTGAATTGATATTGTTTATTGATTCTGGTACACTGTATTAGCATATGAAATGAGGTACTAAAACCATTGAATAATTTATCAGGTTTGTAAGTGTAATAGACCAGtatcaaaatatatttgatcACATACTATTGGGCCGGGCCGGGCAGGACCAGAAGCTTTGGGCCAATTCATAACCCCTTTAAACCTTAAGTGAGTAAATAAAGATGAAGAATTTCTCTTGCCAATATCTAAACAATACAGAAACAACACATTTTGTTTCCAATTGAACTCCTGTTACATACACTCCTACATTGCAATTCTCCCCAGATCAGACTACAACAATTCAGAGGAGACTGATGTCATGTTCATCAGACATCAGCCATACAAATTTTACAGTAGACAGAAGATAAATGATGGTATGCAATACAAGCAGGAATTCTTCTTCTTGATGAAGTAAGGGAAAGCAATGTTTGTTGCTGCACATTCTATACCAAGTGATTTGATGAGGCGCGATGGATCTCGTCTGCAAAAGCCGAGGGCACGTAGATTGCATGTTTCAGCGAGCTGTGGGTTCGGCCGTAGAATAGATAGACTAGTGCTCCTATTGCCAACCATATTGAGACGCGGATCCATGTGCCAGCCCTAGATGTTCATATGTCAGAATCAAATGACCACAGACCTTAAACATGGATCAAAACTCATAAGTCGTATTAAAAATAGCTCAAAATGCTCTTACAACGAGGGAAGACAATACGGTTGTCCAATCACTCACCCAAGATTAATTAATAAGTATGTGTTGATGAGAATGCAAACAGCAGGCAAGAATGGGATGAACGGGCAAAGGAAACCTGGTAAGAGGTAACAGAGCATCTCGTAAGCATTAGAGATTTTATGCGCAAAGTAGCTTTCATCAGCAGAGATGAAAAGTTAAATTACCACCAAAACATGCATTCTTCTTCATGAAATTCATCAATTCAATTTTAATAGTGAAACTGTGTTAAACTTAAAATTTCACTCACTTGAATTAGtaatttgtttcaaattaccaTGGGGCCTTAGAGAGTTTAGCATGATGGCAGCATGTTCAGACAAGTCAAATTAAAACCAACTCAATTTCCTCAACATTATATATTAGAGCATACCTCCAGCGTGCCCAAAGCTATGCATCCCGTGATCCTGATCTATGCAGGCCAGAACAATCAAGCTGCACAAAAGAAGAACTCCACCCACCAAATACAATGCAACATGAAGAAAGCTGGTGGAAACAAAAGCAACCATGAAGCATAAGAACAGAATCAACCATGAATTATAAACCAAACTTGGGCCTAATCTTGTAGCTTTTTACCACAGATAATGCTGCagaccttctttttttttcatttcctttctctTATTTGGCTCTAATTAATGTTGCGAAAAAAAAAGTGCTATATTTGTTTCTTGATAAGAAAGGTAAAATTATGTCAAACCGAACACAATTTCCAGTCGACAAATTACAAGAACATGGAAATCTCTTAACTAAGATTCCTAGAGAGAGCCAAACACCTCTCCCATGAGTAGGATAATGTGCAAATTCTAGAGCTATGTGCCTTCACAGTATGTAGGTATACGCTGCATTAACAAACTCATAACACATACCAAGAACAACGGAAACTGTAAAGGTCTCCAGCTCGAATGAGGAATAAACATCACAATTTTATGATGTTAAGTAAGCTATTATGCCATTGAACGAAACAGAGTTGTTGATTCTTTTGAAATGGTGATTCTAACGTACAAAGTACCAATCAGAAGCAGAATTACTTGTCAAAAATTGCATATAGTTGAATGGAATATGAGAGAAAAATGGCTTTTAAGATTCATTATCAAATGCAGAGAAGTTCAATGACTAACAAACCTATGTAGCCCTTGAGCTGAACCAGCCAAAGCAAGGACAAcaattcctatgcatagaagGGCTATGCTCCAAGCAGCAATTTTCCACCTCTTCTGTTGATATTCATCTACGTAACCAATTGCACCAAAATAGAACATCAGTTGGCATGACATAGAAAGTAGAGGTGGAGGTATCCATGAGCTGGAAAGCAAGAAAGTACATTATCACCAAACAAAGATTAATTTCTTGATTTTTAAATTGACAAAAACCACGGAAAATTACATTATGGACAAAGAGGACCACACCGGGAAAATATATGGCTAATACAAATCTTAAAGATTTGTCTACCTATTGCCACGTGAGTCCTGCAAACTCACATGACGTGAAACTGTTGTTGGTAACCCACCTCTTGGTTCGCCTGATGAGTAGCCTAGGATTTCAATTCCATTTTCCATTTCTTTCTATTCATTTTTGTCAAGCACATAATAAGATGAATGTATAAATGTATTAACTACCTGTCAGAATTCTTAAAGAAAAAATTCCAGGTCTCATAGATATCCTTAATTATTAAAACTATTGTTACATGTTGATTTAATCATTCATCAATCAAATTAGCAAATTCAAAATAGTGAGCTTTTCAACAAACCTTAAGTCCATCTTGAAAGTGCCCATGGGTATctaagaaaagaaatgaaacctTTTTATGTAGTTATATCTTAGTGCCGGGTCATCATTGTTGGCTATAAAGACCTGAAAGCAGCAAAATTAGTGGTACCTTGACCTCTATTTTTTCCAAGAAGAAGATATTTAGCCCAAGCATCGCTGTCATCAGGTGAATATTGACTACTTTCAGGAAAGTCATTGTCAGACTTTTGCATATTAATACTGAACTGCTGTGACACTGAATCAATAGTATCTTGAACTGatgatggaaaaggcacttcATCTGGTGGAACATATCTGAGAATTAATACTGAGACTGCGGCAGCAGTGAAGGCAAGCAGCGTGCCAACACTAACCTGCACCCAAGGAAAGGACAGAAAGGGAAGTCATATCTCTTACTAAATTTCCATATTTTTTGGATTCCTGTTTCATCTAAATGTGTTTTTTCACCACAAAATATCTCCAGTTCAATCAAGTCAACTTACCATCCCTGCCAATTGTGAAACATCCATAAAGAATGCCAACACTGCAGCAAGGATACCAGTTGTCAATGTGCTCGTCACTGGAACTCGGGTGTGTTTGCTGATATCTGAAAAGAAGGATGGAAGCATTCCATCTCTTGCCATCGCCATCAAAATTCGCGGCTGTGGACAGAGGTAAGATGTACAAAAATCAAGGGAATCTGCCATTTTAATAACTGATAAAACAATCTCTTAAACAAACACTTTTTAGCTTGAGCTTAGCGTGCCTCAtagaaaaatcatgaaaagattAAGTAAAAAGAACAAACAATGTCGTTATATATCTGAACTCATTGAGACTGAAATAATTGAGTAAAGTTGAAAATCATTCCGATAATACATAATGATTAAGATATTAATGATGCACTACTTATGTACCTGAGCAAGAAGCGATCCAAACAAACTCGCACAGAGAGCGGTCACTGCCCCAGTTGTTAATATATACCTATGCAaggaaacattaaaaaaaaaaattacaaacacaGTTTCAGAAGAACCTTCAAAATTAAAGAATATACTAGAACATCATAAGAAAATCATCATTCTTACGCTGCCCAGTGCATCCCATAGGTAGAAAATGCCGACGAGATAGGGATGTCTGGATCCAACGCATAATATGGCACTAGGCCAACAATAACAATGGATACCAACATGTACAGAAAGCAACACGTAAACAAAGCCATTCCCACACCAATGGGTAAATCTCGTTGAGGATTTTTCACCTGCGTCATGATAAAAAGTGATGATAAGGTTCAAAATGCTCCACGAGCAGCAACTAATCCGAATACTTATACCCATAAGTTGTACCATCAACAAATCAATTTGAATAGAATATGGAAGAATAAAGATTTTTTGCTCAAATTACTCATGTATTCTAAAAAACAAAGTTATGTATAATGAAATCCATGACAGCAAGTATATGTCCAAAAGCACTACTTTTACAGGGATAGTTTGTCAGGAAGCCTGACAAAAATGTTTACATCACAGAACTTGAGCAGTTTAATCCACCACGTGATAGATATgtatgtgaaaaacatgtcataACATGGTTGTTATCCATGTATTATAAAATTTGTTTCTTCATAGATTTATAAATCATGATGATCAAAGAATATAGATTGAAGAATCCTAATATCTCTTCTTACTCATCATGCAGAAATACTAAGTCAGGTTCAGATTAGTACCTCTTCAGCAGTACTGGTGATTGCATCAAAACCAATGTATGAAAAGAACACTACTGCTGACCCAGAAAGAATCCCATTTACTCCGAAGGGAATATAACTGAaatagcaaaagaaaaatatgaactAGATCTATTAAAGAAGTATAAAAAGCACATGCCTTTGTCGACAAGATAACACATTCATTACCCGCTGGGAAGTTCGTATCCAACCCATCCAGTTTTGAAAGCTAAACATCCACCGGCTATTATGATAAAGAGCAAGACACACACATTCATTGTTGTGACAATGGTTTGTACCAATGAACTCTGAAAGGTTAAGTAATTGTTTAtagcattttatattttttatttcgaAATAAAATGCAACAACGTCAGCAGATCAAGCCTTAATGCAGATATTTGGGATTTACAAGGGCTTCATAAATCCCAAGTGAAAAAACTACTCGGAATGCACCCTGTGAGTCTTTTAATCGCTAAGACAGAGACAGAAATCAGGAATAAAATTGCAAGTACCTCTTTGATTCCAATGCACAATAGCAAAGTGAGTATAATAACTAAAGCCGCTGCACACGGATCAACCACACAACCAAGACCAGGTATGGTATGGCGGGCCAAAAGAAATGGCAACTTATCCTCCCCTCCAAAAAACAACGCCtgagaggaaaaaaaggaaTGATCAAATGGCATTTTAAAAACTGAGGATATCCCTCAATTCTACATTCCATGTCTgtcaaaaatgaaaagaaaaagcaaATCCTCTGATATCAAATAAATGCATTCAAATACAATCTAGAATGGCTAGTGATTAGTTTTGGCTGCAGCGATTAGCAATGCATATGCATAACGCTAACAGAAAAGCATACATGCACTGATGCACATATGTATTTCCTAATATCTTGGAAGATCCATTTTCCAGTGGGGAACATAACCCAACTGTTGAGTGATTGAAATCTCCAGCTTCCTCTAAGGGTCTGTCTATCAATTACGTCAGAATCAAATTGCAAACCAATAATTCATtggaaatgataaaaatttgtCGTTCATTTTCCTGAAATCCTCAAATTCTAATATTGGCAAATATCCCAGCTACCATGAAATGTGAAAGTCATAACTCTCAAAAGTCGAATCTACAGGTGAGAAATGCGATTCTAATCCCTTTACTTTGATGAGAGTTCCTCCCCTTACCAGTTTCTAACTCCCACATCTCACTTCAAAAGGAGACAAATAAGATTTAAATAATGCTCtctaaagaaggaaaaaaaaaaaaagaagacattttTTCATATTAGGCTCAAGAATGAGCGCAAAGGTGACACCTCAAGGCAGAGAAGACATATCTTACCAAATTAGGGGTTATGCCACGGGCTACAGCTGAACCACCAATTGTATATTCCAGAATCAGTGCCCAACCAATCAACCAAGCAATCCTGAGATGAATTTTTTACAAAAAGTTGCTGACAATAAGGTTCTTAGTAAAACACATCCATGGCCCCATTTATTTTCCCTGCCccataaaggggaaaaaaattgtgGAGGGTGAAGGGAGATGTGGGCCACCAATTTCTCCTTTCTTCAAAACTAATGTAATAACATCTTCAAGATCACTTCTTAAAATTAATACCTCAAAACAGAAATGTATGGCCTTCAAACATCAAGATGTTTTGCCATCATAGAACCCTAGGATGTTCTTAAAATGAAACCCATGTGAAACATGGTGTCAATGTATAAGAAACAATTTGGCAAACCAATGATCCAAAAAGTCCAAGATTACCCTTCTCCAAGgcaaatgtatgtataatgATAGGCGCTCCCAGCAGATGGGCAGCGACATGCAAGCTCTGCATAGCAAAATCCAGAGAGAGCAGCAGCAATCCCAGCAATTAGGAATGAAATAGTAAGAGCTGGGCCGGTATGCTCTCTAGCAACTGTTCCAACAAGAATATAGACTCCAGCTCCAATGGTTGATCCTACTCCTGATAAAAAGGTAAGCAAAAGGAATAGGAATTTCAACATACAAAAAATCATCTAAAGCCCACAATTTAGTCGAAAGTGAGATAAAAGCAAACCTTGATGCAATCACGTAAGGCATAAATTCTAAATTATATGCAGTGAAGATATCAAAATTCCCAGTTTATCTTTCCTTAGTAACAACTAAAGGAACAAAATCCATAGTTGTTCATTTTTTCTAAAgtgcaaagaataaagaattttAAAACCCCAAACAAAGTTTCGCACCCACTGTTTTTAGGATCATATAACTCACAGACTAAAGCAACTAATCATACGAACACTGGAAGAAAAGTATACCTGGCCCATTACTCTTAAGTACCACGTTTTGAATGCAACTCCGCATACAGCAGATATCATTTAAAAGAAATACCAACGCTCAAAGAACTTGCATCTAGTATATGCCCCTATCCATCCACCAAATAATTGAAAACAACATCATTAACAAATGAACCCAAACCGAGGATAGTTCATCACGAGGGAAGTAGGCGATCATGAACAGTGTAAAACAAGACACCACCAACCACAGCTAAAATTGATGAATGCCCCAAACCCAGTTCCAAATTACAGAAAAGAAATATATTATTGATAACGGATGGAAACAAAATCGAAACTACTATGCAGTAAGAACAATAGTATAGACCCGTCAATATTAAATTAATACATTAATTCAAACGCACCCAATTACCAaatgaaaagcaaaacaagTGCATAAGCACAAACAATAAAGCATGCCGAAGTTAGTGGATAATCGAGATAGATTACCAATGGCGATCAGGTCAAAAGCAGATAACCTCTTGGCCAACTGACGGCGGCCCTCCCTATCAGCATGAACAGAATCGACTTGCTTTCTCCTAATCAAACTCCTTAAACCCCATGAACTCtttgcaccaccaccaccaccaggcTGCATATCAACAATCCCACGCTCCAAATTTTACACCTCCTTTTCTACTTCTATTTAAACCTCTAGAGAACTCAATTTACACTACACCCATGAAGCCGTTTATGCCCAAAAGATTGAATTCAGTGAATAGTGTTACAGAAAGAGAGGCAGATGAATGAAGAGCGCGTAGATAAGGAGAAAGCCAGAGAAGATATTGTAGTTGCGTGCTGGAAGAGGGCTCTTCCTGCCCTCTAAGCCGCGACgatgattgaatattgattcgTGAATAAACGTTTCTTAAATATTATCTTATAACTCAAACATTCAACAGTTTTCCGTAAATGCAATTGTTGTTCGTAACTTTTCTTAAATATTAATTTGTCCCCTTTTACAGTTTGTTAATCGCGAGTGTTGATAGTGTTACTgcgaaggttgtcaaaatcggaTCTTATATAAATTCGGGCAAGATCGGATCTTACATAAAATCGGTGAAATGCATCAAAATCGAAATCTTACATAAGATCTGTAGAAAGGCATGTAAAATCGGATTCTTACATAACAGAGGTGGAATGCATGTAATATCGTCAGTTCGtcagattttataaaatttaaaaaataaatataaaataatataattacttatttctaaataaataattaacattatATAATAGACTATAGTTTatagataataaaaaattcaaaaatgtgattattatttatttatagacatgttaatacttcataaaattataattttttaagacctcCTGAGAACTATGAAAAGCAAGCACAATAATTATGCAAGATTATATCATGTTAGTAGGTTAGAatcaatttttcaacaaaaactaagaGTAGAAACATAAGCACATGATTAATAGACCACAACCCATAAGCTCCATGACTCCATAAGTCTATAAAGGTTAAGATCGGTAAATtcgataaaatcataaaattgataaaatcgGATAAAATCGTAAGGTAAGATCGGTAGATCCTTATCAATTTTGGAATTTTACATCGATTCGAATCGTTTTGGTTACCTAAGATCGTACCATCAAAATCGAGATTTTGACAACCATGATTACTACATCCAATCACTAGCAATTGGGTTGGACTAATAAATTTGTAACACCCACTAGCCCAAACACATTAAAACATTGTTCGCTCTGAGCCAACCAAAGCTCTCACAAATTTGTTCTTCCAAGCTCAACATCCTCGcttaaacctaaaaaaaaaagtcttaataTGTTAAACGGTAGATTCTCCTTATCTATTACTGTTCCTCCCTTAATTTTCACGTGAGATCACAACTCATTGATGAACAAAACTACAAAAACTTACATTTCAGGTATAAAGTTAGCTAAATAAGATGACGACATCAATCCACAgaaggtaaaaggtaaacaattctcgTAATAGGCAGGATCAAAGACAAATAAGATATACACAAACTctacctccacataatatgtggatagACTATAATGTTTCCATAAATTGAACATTTGACCTCTAGATTATATCGTGCAATTCTATCACTGTACAGGTCCCTAGAAAAAGCATCTAAACAAGCTAGCTTTACATTATCTTATTTGCTTTTTTCCAGCAAGAAGCACATCACTTGTTCAAACATCCATGGACAAAATTTGGACTGCATTAGTCTGTAAAGGTGAACTCTGATGGTCGATGAACACCATAATTTCCTGCTGATTACATATTTCCCACTTCAAGAAAGATATATTTAACCAATCTGCACCACATTCATTATAAAACAAGGCAGTTAGTGTTTCAATCAACCTTCCATCCTTTCTCTTCTCGCTATTTGCTTGTATCACAATATCTGTTTCAACTCATAACATTGACGTCATTGGACAAGACAAGGTTAATACCATCATTTATGATATTATTATCCTTCTTGGCTAGGACTCCTGCCTGGATCAATGACGTCGAGGGGGACACCCAATCTTTCAATTCTTTCCCCTTCGCTGCCCCAGCTTTGTTGCCTTACACTGGCATCATCTGTATCGCCGCCATCAGATAAATGTGCCCACGTGCTTTGGCCTTTCCCCCCTTCGCTAAATCCTTCCCCACAGCCTGCCATCATCTTTAGGAGCTCAGATTGCAGCAATGGGCCGTTCTCTTTGAGATACTTGTACCCATCAGAGCGCATAACAGCTGCATCAAAAGGGACAGTCAGAGAACGAGGAAGCCAGAAGTTTAAGCGACAAGGAATATTACATATTTGCATTAAAATATTATGAATgaaaagagaatcaaaagaTATGCCAATTGGAGAATTTCAAGAAACAACCAACTTTTGTGTCTTGATGCCACCACTCTCTCTCCTTACAAATGCTCAGACTGATCATCAACTCTCTCGGATTGTTATCTTAACAGACTTGTGTACTCTACTGTTATTTCCAGTTCATACAACGAGGGCCTTCACTCCCTCCATGATGAAGCATATATGGAGACAAATCTCGAACCAATAACTAGCACTGTATTGTACATTCTGTGGACTCCCTGGAGTCAGTATCAGCTTTTGTATCCAGTACATAACCTAATTGTTAATCAAAATTCTCACACCAAGAGAAA
Protein-coding regions in this window:
- the LOC119996736 gene encoding cationic amino acid transporter 4, vacuolar-like isoform X2 — its product is MRSCIQNVVLKSNGPGVGSTIGAGVYILVGTVAREHTGPALTISFLIAGIAAALSGFCYAELACRCPSAGSAYHYTYICLGEGIAWLIGWALILEYTIGGSAVARGITPNLALFFGGEDKLPFLLARHTIPGLGCVVDPCAAALVIILTLLLCIGIKESSLVQTIVTTMNVCVLLFIIIAGGCLAFKTGWVGYELPSGYIPFGVNGILSGSAVVFFSYIGFDAITSTAEEVKNPQRDLPIGVGMALFTCCFLYMLVSIVIVGLVPYYALDPDIPISSAFSTYGMHWAAYILTTGAVTALCASLFGSLLAQPRILMAMARDGMLPSFFSDISKHTRVPVTSTLTTGILAAVLAFFMDVSQLAGMVSVGTLLAFTAAAVSVLILRYVPPDEVPFPSSVQDTIDSVSQQFSINMQKSDNDFPESSQYSPDDSDAWAKYLLLGKNRGQDEYQQKRWKIAAWSIALLCIGIVVLALAGSAQGLHSFLHVALYLVGGVLLLCSLIVLACIDQDHGMHSFGHAGGFLCPFIPFLPAVCILINTYLLINLGAGTWIRVSIWLAIGALVYLFYGRTHSSLKHAIYVPSAFADEIHRASSNHLV
- the LOC119996736 gene encoding cationic amino acid transporter 4, vacuolar-like isoform X1, whose translation is MQPGGGGGAKSSWGLRSLIRRKQVDSVHADREGRRQLAKRLSAFDLIAIGVGSTIGAGVYILVGTVAREHTGPALTISFLIAGIAAALSGFCYAELACRCPSAGSAYHYTYICLGEGIAWLIGWALILEYTIGGSAVARGITPNLALFFGGEDKLPFLLARHTIPGLGCVVDPCAAALVIILTLLLCIGIKESSLVQTIVTTMNVCVLLFIIIAGGCLAFKTGWVGYELPSGYIPFGVNGILSGSAVVFFSYIGFDAITSTAEEVKNPQRDLPIGVGMALFTCCFLYMLVSIVIVGLVPYYALDPDIPISSAFSTYGMHWAAYILTTGAVTALCASLFGSLLAQPRILMAMARDGMLPSFFSDISKHTRVPVTSTLTTGILAAVLAFFMDVSQLAGMVSVGTLLAFTAAAVSVLILRYVPPDEVPFPSSVQDTIDSVSQQFSINMQKSDNDFPESSQYSPDDSDAWAKYLLLGKNRGQDEYQQKRWKIAAWSIALLCIGIVVLALAGSAQGLHSFLHVALYLVGGVLLLCSLIVLACIDQDHGMHSFGHAGGFLCPFIPFLPAVCILINTYLLINLGAGTWIRVSIWLAIGALVYLFYGRTHSSLKHAIYVPSAFADEIHRASSNHLV